A region from the Geobacillus vulcani PSS1 genome encodes:
- a CDS encoding BaiN/RdsA family NAD(P)/FAD-dependent oxidoreductase: MGYDVVIIGGGPSGLMAAIGAGEEGAKVLLLEKGTKLGRKLAISGGGRCNVTNRLPVEEIVRHIPGNGRFLYSAFSVFNNEDIIRFFERLGVPLKEEDHGRMFPKSDSAQSVVDALVRELSRLGVDVRLESPVADVLYEQGKTVGVTLKSGETIHARAVVIAVGGKSVPQTGSTGDGYPWAEKAGHTVTELFPTEVPIVSHEPFIKERTLQGLSLRDVALSVLKPNGKPIITHRMDMLFTHFGISGPAALRCSQFVVKALKKAPDGAVKMSIDALPDMTQEELFQHLAKLCKEEPKKAVKTIAKTVLPERYAVFLLERAGIDPHASAGTVGHEALRAFIQQCKQFTFCVHGTLPLEKAFVTGGGVSVKEIEPKTMASKCMAGLYFCGEILDIHGYTGGYNITAALVTGRLAGVNAARYALAEKSETNSPAEENAAD; this comes from the coding sequence ATGGGATACGACGTCGTCATCATCGGCGGCGGCCCGTCCGGGCTCATGGCGGCCATCGGCGCCGGCGAAGAAGGGGCGAAGGTGCTCTTGTTGGAAAAAGGAACGAAACTCGGGCGCAAGCTCGCCATCTCTGGCGGCGGCCGCTGCAACGTGACAAATCGGCTGCCGGTCGAGGAAATCGTCCGCCATATTCCCGGCAACGGTCGCTTTTTGTACAGCGCCTTCTCGGTGTTCAACAATGAAGACATCATCCGCTTTTTTGAGCGGCTCGGCGTGCCGCTCAAAGAGGAAGACCACGGCCGCATGTTCCCGAAAAGCGACAGCGCCCAGTCGGTCGTCGACGCGCTTGTTCGCGAACTATCGCGGCTTGGGGTCGACGTCCGGCTTGAATCGCCAGTGGCGGACGTGTTGTATGAACAAGGAAAAACAGTGGGCGTCACGCTGAAAAGCGGAGAGACGATCCACGCCCGTGCGGTTGTCATCGCCGTCGGCGGCAAATCGGTGCCGCAAACCGGCTCAACGGGCGACGGCTATCCGTGGGCGGAAAAAGCGGGTCACACCGTGACCGAATTGTTTCCAACCGAAGTGCCGATCGTCTCGCATGAGCCGTTCATCAAAGAGCGGACGCTGCAAGGCTTGTCGCTGCGCGATGTCGCGTTAAGCGTCTTAAAGCCGAACGGCAAGCCGATCATCACCCACCGGATGGACATGCTGTTTACGCACTTCGGTATTTCCGGCCCGGCCGCCCTCCGCTGCAGCCAGTTTGTCGTCAAAGCGCTGAAAAAAGCCCCCGACGGCGCGGTCAAAATGAGCATCGATGCGCTGCCGGACATGACGCAGGAAGAGCTGTTTCAACATCTCGCCAAACTGTGCAAAGAAGAGCCGAAAAAGGCGGTCAAAACGATCGCCAAAACGGTGCTTCCCGAGCGGTACGCCGTCTTTTTGCTCGAGCGGGCCGGCATCGACCCACACGCCTCTGCCGGAACGGTCGGCCATGAGGCGCTTCGGGCGTTTATCCAGCAATGCAAACAATTTACCTTTTGCGTCCACGGCACGCTGCCGCTCGAGAAAGCATTCGTCACCGGCGGCGGCGTGTCGGTCAAAGAAATTGAACCGAAAACGATGGCCTCCAAATGCATGGCCGGCCTTTACTTTTGCGGCGAAATTTTGGACATTCACGGCTACACAGGCGGCTACAACATCACCGCTGCCCTTGTCACCGGGCGGCTCGCCGGCGTGAACGCCGCCCGTTATGCATTGGCGGAAAAAAGCGAGACCAACAGCCCTGCGGAGGAGAACGCAGCGGATTGA
- a CDS encoding pseudouridine synthase produces the protein MELRIDKLLAHMGYGTRKEVKKLLKSGAVKVDGASVRDAKTKVRPDEQIVTVWGETVEYKPFIYLMMNKPSGVISATEDAVEETVVDLLEEEDRAFSPFPVGRLDKDTEGLLLLTNDGQLAHQLLSPKKHVPKTYFAVVDGEVTEADVAAFRRGVVLDDGYETKPAELVVLKSGLRSDVEVTITEGKFHQVKRMFQAVGKRVVYLKRIQMGPLPLDPDLAVGEYRELTDEEVEMLKQYRPETDEKKGT, from the coding sequence GTGGAGCTGCGCATTGACAAGCTGCTCGCTCATATGGGATATGGGACGAGGAAGGAAGTGAAAAAGCTGCTCAAGTCCGGGGCGGTGAAAGTGGACGGCGCATCGGTCCGTGATGCGAAAACGAAAGTGCGGCCGGATGAGCAAATCGTGACCGTTTGGGGAGAAACGGTCGAGTACAAGCCGTTCATTTACTTGATGATGAATAAGCCTTCAGGGGTCATTTCGGCGACGGAAGATGCCGTGGAAGAGACGGTCGTCGATTTGCTTGAAGAGGAAGACCGGGCATTTTCCCCGTTTCCGGTCGGGCGGCTTGACAAAGATACGGAAGGGCTGTTGCTCTTGACGAATGACGGCCAGCTTGCCCACCAACTGCTGTCGCCGAAAAAACACGTGCCGAAAACGTATTTTGCCGTCGTGGACGGGGAAGTGACGGAGGCGGATGTGGCGGCGTTCCGGCGCGGCGTCGTTCTTGATGACGGCTACGAAACGAAGCCGGCCGAGCTCGTGGTGTTAAAATCCGGCCTTCGTTCCGATGTCGAGGTGACGATCACCGAAGGGAAGTTCCATCAAGTGAAGCGGATGTTTCAAGCGGTCGGCAAGCGGGTCGTTTATTTAAAACGAATTCAAATGGGGCCGCTGCCGCTTGACCCGGATTTGGCCGTCGGCGAGTATCGGGAGCTGACGGATGAAGAGGTGGAGATGTTGAAGCAATACCGGCCGGAGACGGACGAAAAAAAAGGAACCTGA
- a CDS encoding M4 family metallopeptidase — protein MNKRAMLGAIGLAFGLMAWPLGALAKEKSVVWDEQWKTPSFVSGPLLKGQEAPEELVYRYLDQEKNTFRLGGQARERLALIGNQTDELGHTVMRFEQRHHGIPVYGAVLVAHVHDGELSSLSGALIPDLDQRALKTKAALSVQQAEMIAEQDVADTVTKERPAGEKEKPTRLVIYPDGETPRLAYEVNVRFLTPVPGNWIYMIDAIDGKVLNKWNQMDEAKPGGGQPVAGTSTVGVGRGVLGDQKYINTTYSSYYGYYYLQDNTRGSGIFTYDGRNRTVLPGSLWADSDNQFFASYDAAAVDAHYYASVVYDYYKNVHGRLSYDGSNAAIRSTVHYGRGYNNAFWNGSQMVYGDGDGQTFLPFSGGIDVVGHELTHAVTDYTAGLVYQNESGAINEAMSDIFGTLVEFYSNRSPDWEIGEDIYTPGITGDALRSMSDPAKYGDPDHYSKRYTGTQDNGGVHTNSGIINKAAYLLSQGGTHYGVSVTGIGRDKMGKIFYRALVYYLTPTSTFSQLRAACTQAAADLYGSTSQEVNSVKQAFNAVGVY, from the coding sequence ATGAACAAACGGGCGATGCTTGGCGCGATCGGGTTGGCGTTTGGATTGATGGCTTGGCCGCTCGGCGCTTTGGCGAAGGAAAAATCCGTGGTATGGGACGAACAGTGGAAGACGCCGTCGTTCGTTTCAGGCCCGCTGTTGAAAGGCCAAGAGGCTCCAGAAGAATTGGTTTACCGTTATCTCGATCAAGAGAAGAATACATTCCGCCTTGGCGGACAAGCCCGGGAACGGCTGGCGCTGATCGGCAACCAAACGGACGAACTCGGCCATACGGTCATGCGGTTTGAACAGCGTCATCACGGCATCCCAGTGTATGGCGCCGTGCTTGTTGCCCACGTCCATGATGGTGAATTGTCCTCTTTGTCGGGCGCGCTCATTCCGGATTTGGATCAACGAGCATTGAAGACAAAAGCCGCCCTTTCTGTTCAACAAGCGGAAATGATCGCGGAACAAGATGTGGCCGATACGGTGACGAAAGAACGGCCGGCGGGCGAGAAGGAAAAACCAACGCGGCTTGTCATCTATCCGGATGGGGAAACCCCGCGTCTCGCCTATGAGGTCAATGTCCGCTTTTTAACCCCTGTCCCAGGCAACTGGATCTACATGATCGATGCCATAGATGGAAAAGTGTTGAACAAATGGAATCAAATGGACGAGGCGAAGCCGGGCGGCGGGCAACCGGTCGCCGGCACGTCGACGGTCGGCGTGGGCCGCGGTGTGTTGGGAGATCAGAAATATATCAATACGACGTATTCCTCGTATTACGGCTACTACTATTTGCAAGACAATACGCGCGGCAGCGGCATTTTTACGTATGACGGACGAAACCGCACCGTGCTGCCCGGCAGCTTGTGGGCCGATAGCGACAACCAATTTTTCGCCAGCTATGATGCGGCGGCTGTGGATGCTCATTATTACGCCAGCGTCGTGTACGACTACTACAAAAATGTGCACGGCCGTCTGAGCTATGACGGCAGCAACGCCGCCATCCGTTCGACCGTCCATTACGGACGCGGCTACAACAACGCGTTTTGGAACGGCTCGCAAATGGTGTACGGCGATGGAGACGGACAGACGTTTTTGCCGTTTTCCGGCGGCATTGACGTCGTCGGGCATGAGCTGACCCATGCGGTGACGGATTATACGGCCGGGCTTGTTTACCAAAATGAATCCGGCGCCATCAACGAGGCGATGTCTGACATTTTCGGCACGCTCGTGGAGTTTTATTCCAACCGCAGCCCGGACTGGGAGATCGGCGAAGACATTTACACGCCTGGGATCACCGGCGATGCACTCCGCTCGATGTCCGATCCGGCGAAATACGGCGATCCGGATCATTATTCCAAGCGGTACACCGGCACGCAAGATAACGGCGGCGTCCATACGAACAGCGGCATCATCAATAAGGCGGCGTATTTGCTCAGCCAAGGCGGCACCCACTACGGCGTGAGCGTCACCGGCATCGGCCGCGACAAAATGGGGAAAATTTTCTATCGGGCGCTCGTCTACTATTTGACGCCGACGTCAACCTTCAGCCAGCTGCGCGCCGCCTGCACTCAGGCTGCCGCTGACTTGTACGGCTCGACAAGCCAAGAAGTGAACTCGGTGAAACAGGCGTTCAATGCCGTAGGAGTCTATTAA
- a CDS encoding putative polysaccharide biosynthesis protein has protein sequence MSTSKLLRGTFILTAGVMISRLLGLFYVIPFYHLVGERGGALYGYGYVPYQIFLSLATGGLPVAVSKFVSKYNALGEYGVGYRLFRSGLLLMVASGIASWLILYALAPVLAPHVIDAKTNVNSVDDVTAVIRAVSFALLIVPVMSLIRGFFQGHESMGPTALSQVVEQIARIAFLLGACYVILRLMDGSIVSAVSAATFAAFVGAAAGLLVLLVYWWKRRPYLQSLLARDRGEADVPLLAMYKELLLSSIPFVFVGLSMSLYQLVDQFTFNHAMAAAGRGNISEHAYSVFNMWAQKLVIIPVTLATSFSLALIPTITKAYVAQDRKALRQYLNQTFQVLMFLTLPAVIGMAVLAGPVYSSFYSYDPLGEQVLRWYAPAAILYALFSVTAAIMQGINEQRFTVVSLTAGLLVKLLLNTPLIMKGSAVGAIVATMAGYFVSVAFNLWVIQRRTRYRYRFVARRTAFMAILTAVMSAAVMGVQALTARWIDYRAGTVESVGAVAIGATVGAAVYLFLSIRSGLFSALFGDRFTFWRRKEKKAVS, from the coding sequence ATGTCAACATCGAAACTGTTGCGCGGCACGTTTATTTTAACGGCCGGCGTGATGATTTCTCGCCTCCTTGGTTTGTTTTACGTCATCCCGTTTTACCATCTTGTCGGCGAACGCGGCGGGGCGCTGTACGGATACGGCTATGTGCCGTACCAAATTTTTTTGAGCTTGGCAACCGGCGGGCTGCCGGTGGCCGTGTCAAAGTTTGTGTCGAAATACAACGCGCTTGGAGAATACGGCGTCGGCTATCGGCTCTTTCGCTCCGGCCTCCTCTTGATGGTGGCAAGCGGCATCGCCTCATGGCTCATTTTGTATGCCTTGGCCCCCGTCTTGGCGCCGCACGTCATCGACGCGAAAACGAACGTCAACTCGGTCGACGACGTCACGGCCGTCATCCGCGCGGTCAGCTTTGCGCTCCTGATCGTGCCGGTGATGAGTTTGATCCGCGGATTTTTCCAAGGCCATGAGTCGATGGGCCCGACGGCGCTGTCGCAAGTCGTCGAACAAATCGCGCGCATCGCTTTTTTGCTTGGAGCGTGCTACGTCATTTTGCGCCTGATGGATGGCTCGATCGTCTCCGCCGTGAGCGCGGCGACGTTTGCCGCGTTTGTCGGCGCGGCGGCCGGGCTTTTGGTGCTCCTTGTCTACTGGTGGAAGCGGCGTCCGTATTTGCAGTCGCTGCTTGCGCGCGACCGCGGCGAAGCGGACGTGCCGCTTTTGGCGATGTATAAAGAACTGCTTCTTTCTTCAATTCCGTTCGTCTTTGTCGGCTTGTCGATGTCGCTGTACCAGCTTGTCGATCAGTTTACGTTCAATCACGCGATGGCGGCGGCGGGCCGCGGGAACATCTCGGAGCACGCGTATTCCGTGTTCAACATGTGGGCGCAAAAGCTCGTCATCATTCCTGTGACGCTCGCGACATCGTTCAGCTTGGCGCTCATCCCGACGATTACGAAAGCGTATGTCGCGCAAGACCGGAAAGCGTTGCGGCAATATTTGAACCAGACGTTTCAAGTGCTCATGTTTTTAACGCTCCCGGCCGTCATCGGCATGGCGGTGCTGGCAGGGCCGGTGTACAGCTCGTTTTACAGCTATGATCCGCTTGGTGAACAGGTGCTGCGCTGGTATGCGCCGGCGGCGATTTTGTATGCGTTGTTTTCTGTGACGGCGGCGATCATGCAGGGCATCAACGAGCAGCGATTTACGGTCGTCAGTTTGACAGCCGGCTTGCTTGTGAAGCTTTTGCTCAACACGCCGCTCATTATGAAAGGGTCGGCCGTCGGGGCCATTGTTGCCACGATGGCGGGCTATTTCGTCTCCGTGGCGTTCAACTTATGGGTCATTCAGCGCCGGACGCGCTACCGCTATCGGTTTGTCGCCCGTCGAACGGCGTTTATGGCCATCTTGACGGCCGTGATGTCAGCGGCGGTTATGGGTGTCCAGGCGTTGACGGCCCGATGGATCGATTACCGCGCCGGCACCGTTGAATCGGTGGGTGCTGTTGCCATCGGCGCAACGGTCGGGGCAGCCGTCTACTTGTTTCTCAGCATCCGCTCCGGGTTGTTTTCCGCGCTGTTTGGCGACCGGTTCACGTTTTGGCGCCGGAAAGAGAAAAAGGCGGTATCGTAG
- a CDS encoding DeoR family transcriptional regulator: protein MKPSTHRMLTRIKSVYMYISEKGTVTTQELVDEFGTTPRTIQRDLNVLMYNDLVRSPSKGKWTTTNKKVRISS from the coding sequence TTGAAACCTTCAACACATCGGATGCTGACCCGCATCAAATCCGTGTATATGTACATTAGCGAAAAAGGGACGGTTACGACCCAAGAACTTGTTGATGAGTTCGGCACCACCCCACGAACGATCCAGCGCGACTTGAACGTGCTTATGTACAACGATCTCGTTCGCAGCCCAAGCAAGGGTAAATGGACGACCACAAACAAAAAAGTGCGCATCTCTTCGTAA
- a CDS encoding sporulation protein Cse60 — protein sequence MYKVKVFDKEHEKDLEAAVNDFLARLKDGQLIDVKYSVAAMESEGEQIYCFSAMVIYRA from the coding sequence ATGTACAAAGTCAAAGTGTTTGACAAGGAACATGAAAAAGATTTGGAAGCAGCGGTCAACGACTTTTTAGCGCGCCTGAAAGACGGGCAATTGATCGATGTCAAATACAGCGTCGCGGCGATGGAATCGGAAGGCGAGCAAATTTACTGTTTCTCTGCCATGGTCATTTACCGGGCGTGA